A single genomic interval of Flavihumibacter rivuli harbors:
- a CDS encoding DUF4293 domain-containing protein, with product MIQRIQTVWLALAAICGFTMAKVPLFHATLSDGSSRNFLATENLLAFALIVGIACMSIIAIFLYKNRPTQYKLAISGALLSIVVIGLQVYYIEAFKKSTPITQGTYQWGGLLPIAMMILLFMASGSIRKDEKLVKSLDRLR from the coding sequence ATGATTCAACGAATTCAGACGGTTTGGCTGGCCCTCGCTGCTATTTGTGGCTTCACCATGGCCAAGGTTCCCCTCTTCCATGCAACACTATCAGACGGCAGTTCGCGCAATTTCCTGGCAACGGAAAACTTGCTGGCATTTGCATTGATCGTGGGCATTGCCTGCATGTCGATCATTGCTATTTTTCTATACAAGAACAGGCCTACCCAATATAAGCTCGCCATTTCCGGCGCCCTCTTATCCATTGTCGTGATAGGCTTACAGGTATATTATATTGAAGCTTTCAAGAAAAGTACCCCCATCACCCAGGGCACCTACCAATGGGGCGGTTTATTGCCAATAGCGATGATGATACTGCTCTTTATGGCATCCGGTAGTATAAGGAAGGATGAAAAACTGGTGAAAAGCCTCGACAGGCTTCGCTAA
- the glyA gene encoding serine hydroxymethyltransferase yields the protein MQHDALVFDLIRKELDRQRHGIELIASENFTSLQVMQAMGSVLTNKYAEGYPGRRYYGGCEIVDQTEQLAIDRIKQAFDCEYANVQPHSGAQANAAVMLAILQPGDKILGLDLSMGGHLTHGSAVNFSGKLYQPFFYGVEKETGLVDYAMLEKVAREEKPKLIICGASAYSRDWDYARIRKVADEVGAFVLCDMAHPAGLIAKGLLSSPFEHCHFVTSTTHKTLRGPRGGIILMKKDFENPFGLKDVKGNIRMMSNLLDMAVFPGTQGGPLEHVIAAKAVAFGELLSDEFTTYAQQIVKNAQAMSTALVDRGYKIISDGTDNHLMLIDLRNKNISGKKAEQVLGKADITLNKNMVPFDDKSAFVTSGIRVGVPAITSRGMKEEHMEFVINAIDKVLMNADDEAIIAAVRKSVNEFMGQFPLYPELG from the coding sequence ATGCAACACGATGCCCTGGTTTTCGACCTCATCCGCAAGGAATTGGATCGCCAACGTCACGGAATTGAATTGATCGCTTCCGAAAACTTCACCTCACTGCAGGTAATGCAGGCAATGGGAAGTGTATTGACCAATAAATACGCTGAAGGTTACCCCGGACGCAGGTATTATGGCGGTTGTGAGATCGTTGACCAGACCGAGCAACTGGCAATCGACCGCATCAAGCAGGCATTTGACTGTGAGTATGCGAACGTACAGCCCCATAGTGGTGCCCAGGCCAATGCTGCAGTAATGCTGGCCATTCTCCAACCCGGGGACAAGATCCTGGGCCTAGACCTGAGCATGGGCGGACACCTGACCCATGGTTCAGCGGTAAACTTCTCAGGAAAACTTTACCAACCCTTCTTCTACGGTGTGGAAAAAGAGACTGGCCTGGTGGATTATGCCATGCTGGAAAAAGTTGCCCGCGAGGAAAAACCCAAACTGATCATCTGTGGCGCTTCTGCCTACAGCCGTGACTGGGATTATGCCCGCATCCGTAAGGTGGCAGACGAGGTTGGCGCTTTTGTGCTTTGTGATATGGCGCATCCTGCAGGCCTGATCGCTAAGGGATTGCTTAGCTCTCCCTTCGAACATTGTCATTTTGTTACTTCTACTACCCATAAAACATTGCGGGGTCCTCGCGGCGGTATCATCCTCATGAAAAAGGACTTCGAGAACCCCTTCGGCCTGAAAGATGTAAAAGGCAATATCCGCATGATGAGCAACCTGCTGGATATGGCTGTTTTCCCCGGCACCCAGGGCGGTCCGCTGGAGCATGTGATCGCTGCCAAAGCTGTAGCCTTTGGGGAATTGCTGAGTGATGAATTCACAACCTATGCCCAGCAGATCGTGAAGAACGCCCAGGCTATGTCGACAGCTTTGGTTGACAGGGGTTACAAGATCATCAGTGATGGAACCGACAACCACCTGATGCTGATCGACCTTCGCAACAAGAATATCAGTGGTAAAAAGGCCGAACAGGTATTGGGCAAGGCGGATATTACCCTGAACAAGAATATGGTACCATTTGATGACAAGAGTGCATTCGTGACCTCGGGTATCAGGGTTGGTGTGCCGGCCATTACCAGCCGTGGCATGAAAGAAGAACATATGGAGTTTGTGATCAACGCCATTGACAAGGTATTGATGAATGCAGATGACGAAGCCATCATTGCAGCCGTAAGGAAATCAGTTAATGAATTCATGGGACAGTTCCCATTGTATCCTGAGTTAGGATAA
- a CDS encoding Hsp20/alpha crystallin family protein, whose amino-acid sequence MANLTTTSKFPLGKTWSDWLDMDRIFNDNFFSEFNKKMPAINIAETPVNYQIELVAPGFKKTDFKVKVEDDMLHISAESSSETTREEKNYTRKEYLRNSFSRSFTLPENAQDDGIQAQYEDGILKLMVPKKAVAAEKKTKSIDVG is encoded by the coding sequence ATGGCAAACCTGACAACAACCAGCAAGTTCCCGTTGGGCAAGACATGGTCCGACTGGCTGGATATGGATCGTATTTTCAACGACAATTTCTTTTCAGAGTTCAACAAAAAAATGCCGGCGATCAATATCGCTGAAACACCCGTCAATTACCAGATTGAACTGGTGGCACCAGGGTTTAAAAAAACCGATTTCAAGGTAAAGGTGGAGGATGATATGCTGCACATCAGCGCTGAATCATCCTCAGAAACCACCAGGGAAGAAAAGAACTATACGCGAAAGGAATACCTGAGGAATAGCTTCAGCCGCTCCTTTACCCTACCCGAGAATGCACAGGATGATGGCATCCAGGCCCAATATGAAGATGGGATCCTGAAACTAATGGTGCCCAAGAAAGCCGTGGCAGCAGAAAAAAAGACAAAATCCATTGATGTTGGATAA